One Mangifera indica cultivar Alphonso chromosome 4, CATAS_Mindica_2.1, whole genome shotgun sequence genomic region harbors:
- the LOC123214901 gene encoding probable 3-hydroxyisobutyrate dehydrogenase-like 2, mitochondrial → METPYPKPISPSKTRIGWIGIGVMGAAMASRLLSAGYSLIVYARNPSKAFSLQSKGATLANSPHEVARSSDVVFTMVGNPQDVRSVVLENNGILSGLNPGAVLVDTTSSHPALAREIFKAAREKDCWAVDAPVSGGDIGARDGKLAIFAAGDNGVVEWLSPLFNVMGKHTYMGQPGCGQSCKIANQIVVGANLMGLSEGLVFAEKAGLDVRKWKDSVRGGAAGSMVMELYGERMIEKDFRPGGFAEYMVKDMGMGVDVVEESEDKRVVVLPGAALGKQMFSAMVANGDGKFGTQGLISVIERINGN, encoded by the coding sequence ATGGAAACTCCATACCCAAAACCCATTTCTCCCAGCAAGACCCGCATCGGCTGGATCGGCATCGGCGTAATGGGCGCAGCCATGGCCTCTCGCCTTCTGTCTGCCGGTTATTCCCTCATCGTCTACGCTCGAAACCCCTCAAAAGCTTTTTCACTCCAATCCAAAGGCGCCACTCTCGCGAACTCCCCCCACGAGGTGGCTCGATCAAGCGACGTCGTCTTCACTATGGTGGGAAACCCGCAAGATGTTCGATCAGTTGTCTTAGAGAACAACGGTATTCTTTCCGGGCTAAATCCTGGTGCTGTACTCGTTGATACTACTAGTAGCCATCCAGCTCTTGCGCGAGAAATTTTCAAAGCCGCACGTGAAAAAGATTGTTGGGCTGTGGATGCCCCGGTTTCAGGGGGTGACATCGGTGCAAGAGATGGAAAATTAGCCATTTTTGCGGCAGGTGATAATGGAGTTGTGGAGTGGTTATCGCCATTGTTTAATGTGATGGGGAAGCATACGTATATGGGCCAGCCAGGTTGTGGACAAAGTTGCAAAATTGCTAATCAAATTGTGGTAGGAGCGAATTTGATGGGGCTGAGTGAAGGGCTGGTGTTTGCGGAGAAGGCAGGATTGGATGTTAGGAAGTGGAAAGATTCAGTGAGGGGAGGTGCGGCAGGGTCAATGGTGATGGAGTTATATGGGGAGAGAATGATAGAGAAAGACTTCAGGCCAGGTGGGTTTGCGGAGTATATGGTGAAGGACATGGGTATGGGTGTGGATGTTGTGGAGGAGAGTGAGGATAAGAGAGTTGTGGTGTTGCCTGGTGCCGCATTGGGCAAGCAGATGTTTTCGGCAATGGTGGCAAATGGAGACGGGAAGTTTGGCACTCAAGGGCTTATTTCTGTTATAGAAAGGATCAATGGCAATTAA
- the LOC123214777 gene encoding chaperone protein dnaJ 20, chloroplastic-like: protein MNFSLSPSIKPSANPLLSQKQCTKPPQISPKFNSVSCRATAKLSAGEKEAPNFYRVLSLSSTNASSDEVKRAYRSMALQYHPDVCRDPSRKAEATRMFVQLHTAYTTLSDPVLREKYDYELGLRNLGKMKKNINLQISMRAGWQEQILELKKRSSLSMKQRDGSSWGSRMRAQNMQN from the coding sequence ATGAATTTTTCCCTGAGCCCAAGCATTAAGCCTTCTGCTAATCCATTGCTTTCTCAAAAACAATGTACAAAACCACCGCAAATCAGTCCCAAATTCAACTCAGTTTCATGCAGAGCTACTGCAAAGCTATCAGCAGGCGAAAAGGAGGCCCCAAATTTTTACAGAGTTCTCTCTTTGAGTTCAACTAATGCAAGTTCTGATGAAGTAAAGAGAGCCTACAGAAGCATGGCTCTTCAATATCACCCTGACGTATGTCGAGATCCTTCGAGAAAGGCGGAAGCAACGAGGATGTTTGTGCAGTTACACACGGCTTACACAACGTTGTCGGATCCTGTGTTACGAGAGAAGTATGATTATGAATTAGGGTTAAGAAATTTggggaagatgaagaagaatataaatcttcaaatttccaTGAGAGCAGGATGGCAAGAGCAAATATTAGAGTTGAAAAAAAGATCTAGTCTTAGTATGAAACAAAGAGATGGCTCATCATGGGGCAGCAGAATGAGGGCtcaaaatatgcaaaattaa